One window from the genome of Diospyros lotus cultivar Yz01 chromosome 11, ASM1463336v1, whole genome shotgun sequence encodes:
- the LOC127813168 gene encoding LOW QUALITY PROTEIN: meiotic recombination protein SPO11-2 (The sequence of the model RefSeq protein was modified relative to this genomic sequence to represent the inferred CDS: inserted 1 base in 1 codon), translated as MADAEDLCKSNSFAFFSDQHLCYADILPPHEVRARIEVAVINFLKILSSLTPAISDLSLISRRSSNGRVNRGLLADVSRIFLAQAFCTRSLTRENAAKAFIRVWKVMQMCYQVLIQEKRVTQRELFYKLLCDSSDYFTSQLQVNRTVQDVVALLRCSRFSLGIIASSRGAIVGRLVLQEPNQEMTDCSTCGSSGYAISGDLNLLDKLAMKTDARYIIVVEKHAIFQRLAEDCVYNQIPSILITAKGYPDIATRFLLHRISRTFPDLPIFGLVDWNPAGLAILCTFKFGSIGMGLEAYRYACNVKWLGLRRDDLXLLPEQSFIPLKPRDIQIAKSLASSEILQDNYKEEVAAMVESGKRAEIEALYFHGYNFLGKYIAKKIVQANYI; from the exons ATGGCGGACGCCGAAGACCTCTGCAAATCAAACTCTTTCGCGTTCTTTTCTGATCAGCATCTCTGCTATGCCGATATCCTTCCTCCTCATGAG GTCCGAGCGAGAATCGAAGTAGCCGTCATTAATTTCCTGAAGATATTGAGTTCTCTGACTCCGGCAATCTCCGATCTCTCTCTG ATCAGTAGAAGATCGAGTAATGGCCGGGTGAACCGGGGGCTATTGGCTGATGTTTCGCGGATTTTTCTCGCTCAAGCGTTCTGCACTAGGTCTTTGACGAGAGAAAACGCTGCCAAAGCCTTCATCAGAG TTTGGAAGGTGATGCAGATGTGCTACCAGGTTCTGATTCAGGAAAAAAGAGTGACTCAGAGAGAGCTATTCTACAAATTACTCTGTGATTCATCAGATTATTTCACTTCTCAATTACAAGTCAACAGGACAGTCCAAG ATGTGGTAGCATTGCTTCGTTGCAGCCGCTTCAGTCTTGGAATAATTGCATCTAGTAGAGGAGCCATTGTTGGCCGCCTGGTGCTGCAG GAGCCAAACCAAGAGATGACGGACTGCTCTACCTGTGGATCATCTGGTTATGCTATTTCCGGTGACCTGAATTTGTTAGACAAATTGGCCATGAAGACTGATGCACGCTACATTATTGTGGTGGAGAAG CATGCCATATTCCAGCGGCTAGCCGAGGACTGTGTATATAATCAAATTCCAAGCATTCTCATCACAGCCAAAGGATATCCAGACATAGCAACAAG GTTTCTCCTTCACCGGATAAGCAGAACTTTTCCTGACTTGCCCATTTTCGGGCTGGTTGACTG GAATCCGGCAGGATTAGCTATACTCTGCACCTTCAAGTTTGGGAGCATAGGGATGGGACTTGAGGCTTACAGATATG CTTGTAACGTCAAGTGGCTGGGGCTAAGAAGGGACGATC GACTCTTGCCCGAACAATCTTTCATTCCACTGAAACCACGGGACATCCAAATAGCCAAAAGCTTGGCATCCTCGGAGATCTTGCAG GACAACTACAAGGAAGAGGTGGCTGCAATGGTGGAGAGTGGAAAGAGGGCCGAGATTGAAGCACTCTACTTCCATGGATACAATTTCTTAGGCAAGTACATAGCAAAGAAAATTGTGCAAGCCAACTATATTTAG
- the LOC127813401 gene encoding probable WRKY transcription factor 29 encodes MSGFATAGDLDAVVGGYSDGFSIAAAAASMNDSQTSFAPLDVYRDGFVPSSFPDDLFETSTVFDELGQVYRPFYPMFKPISPETILSPSSGNGSAITGSPPAPAAAVATVRDSKYKKRKNHQKRVVINVTAPDLSSDVWAWRKYGQKPIKGSPYPRSYYRCSSSKGCPARKQVERSLSNPEMFVVTYTAEHCHAQPTRKNSLAGTTRQKFSSSKTPAAPAAAGDLSPPEQPKVVDSCNSSPTTSFSAPSPPGTTTEEAQQQMAVAPIENDELFVFDMILNDDWLPGFDELDRLTSGLAFNGDLQEQCPMSFPCF; translated from the exons atgagTGGTTTCGCCACCGCCGGTGATCTGGATGCTGTAGTTGGAGGATACTCCGACGGCTTCTCCATAGCGGCCGCTGCCGCCTCCATGAACGACTCACAAACGAGCTTTGCACCTCTAGACGTATACCGAGATGGCTTTGTTCCAAGCAGCTTTCCTGATGATTTATTTGAAACATCCACAGTTTTTGATGAACTAGGGCAAGTTTACCGGCCCTTCTACCCCATGTTTAAACCCATATCGCCAGAAACGATTCTTTCTCCGTCGTCGGGAAATGGGAGTGCTATTACTGGGTCTCCTCCGGCTCCGGCTGCCGCTGTAGCTACCGTTCGTGATTCCAAGTACAAGAAGag GAAGAATCATCAGAAAAGAGTGGTGATCAATGTCACAGCTCCAGATCTTTCCTCCGATGTGTGGGCTTGGCGAAAATATGGCCAGAAACCCATCAAAGGATCTCCTTATCCTCG GAGCTATTACAGGTGCAGCAGCTCAAAGGGGTGTCCAGCAAGGAAACAAGTGGAGAGGAGTCTCTCCAACCCAGAAATGTTCGTCGTGACCTACACGGCGGAGCACTGCCACGCGCAGCCAACTCGCAAGAACTCCCTTGCCGGCACCACCCGGCAAAAGTTCTCTTCCTCTAAAACCCCCGCCGCCCCGGCCGCCGCCGGAGATCTGAGCCCCCCAGAACAGCCCAAAGTCGTCGACTCCTGCAATTCCTCCCCAACGACTTCATTCTCAGCCCCATCTCCTCCCGGCACAACCACAGAAGAAGCTCAGCAACAAATGGCCGTGGCGCCGATCGAGAACGACGAACTCTTCGTCTTCGATATGATATTGAACGATGACTGGCTGCCGGGCTTCGATGAACTCGATAGATTGACCTCTGGCTTGGCTTTTAACGGTGATCTGCAAGAGCAGTGTCCTATGAGCTTCCCTTGCTTCTGA